One window of the Candidatus Limnocylindria bacterium genome contains the following:
- a CDS encoding glycosyltransferase family 4 protein — protein MTAVHQFHPTLAPGDAMSNHVFALRDRLRSWGYESDAYAVDIKPGMESEALSYRRLFRSVRPEDTLILHFSMGNEVFDQLMKIPARRVLVYHNITPPEFFSGINDHAAAFARLGLRQLEQIAPAIDLGIGVSAFNRQDLDDMGFRKTAHVPILIDWKLYDTPPDPAVLARWSVFGRKLLFVGRISPNKRHDDLLRMFAYYRAVIDPEAQLLLVGSYRDHREYYARLRELQRALGLDTAVTFTGSVSNAELFAYYREADTFVSLSEHEGFGVPLLEAMKFDLPVVAYDAAAIGETVGGAGVLLHERDLAQAAEAAALVSEDAALRTKLTTAGRKRVADFDTEKVAQRTREVLGL, from the coding sequence ATGACCGCGGTCCATCAGTTCCATCCGACGCTCGCGCCCGGCGATGCGATGAGCAACCACGTCTTCGCACTGCGCGATCGCCTGCGCTCCTGGGGCTACGAGTCCGACGCGTACGCCGTGGACATCAAGCCCGGCATGGAAAGCGAGGCCCTCTCGTATCGCCGGCTGTTCCGTTCGGTGCGGCCCGAGGACACGCTCATCCTGCACTTCTCGATGGGGAACGAGGTCTTCGACCAGCTCATGAAGATCCCAGCGCGGCGCGTGCTGGTGTACCACAACATCACGCCGCCGGAGTTCTTCAGCGGCATCAACGACCACGCTGCCGCCTTCGCGCGCCTCGGTCTGCGGCAGCTCGAGCAGATCGCGCCGGCCATCGATCTCGGGATCGGCGTGTCCGCCTTCAACCGTCAGGACCTCGACGACATGGGCTTCCGCAAGACGGCGCACGTGCCGATCCTCATCGACTGGAAGCTGTACGACACGCCGCCGGACCCGGCGGTCCTCGCGCGCTGGAGCGTCTTCGGGCGCAAGCTCCTGTTCGTCGGACGGATCTCGCCGAACAAACGGCACGACGACCTGCTGCGGATGTTCGCGTACTACCGCGCGGTCATCGACCCCGAGGCGCAGCTGCTGCTCGTCGGCTCGTACCGGGACCACCGCGAGTACTACGCGCGTCTTCGCGAGCTCCAGCGCGCGCTCGGTCTCGATACCGCCGTGACCTTCACCGGGAGCGTGAGCAACGCGGAGCTCTTCGCCTATTACCGCGAGGCCGACACGTTCGTCTCCCTGTCCGAGCACGAGGGATTCGGCGTTCCGCTCCTCGAGGCGATGAAGTTCGATCTGCCGGTCGTCGCGTACGACGCCGCGGCTATCGGCGAGACTGTCGGCGGTGCGGGCGTCCTGCTTCACGAGCGCGATCTCGCGCAGGCCGCGGAAGCGGCCGCGCTCGTGAGCGAAGACGCCGCGCTCCGCACCAAACTGACCACCGCGGGACGGAAGCGCGTCG
- a CDS encoding class I SAM-dependent methyltransferase yields the protein MTTQPPVDLDAILAEVRARVRKKRESGAYGPDLDAALTLPLPGGRPIFSEELKDPFQALPEVLDEDVTYDPKSRKRYVGPLITIARRTLIGLLRWWLAAITERQERVNQLVARALFDLRDRPTPGLEKRLRKLEQWHEDFVAENVHSVYFQARFGGDEPVIRRQSEAFADLFAGRKRVLDLGCGRGIFLGLMKEKGVGAYGVDLDPRMVEQCAERGLECVHGDALGHLRSLPDRAIDGLYARHIAEHVLPGELVWILREAHRVLSPGAPLVLITPNVATLTVGAHSFWLDPSHVRPIPPELFRFYLEVEGFVDVDVRTFEPSEKRLSDKVSDPTVRENVKLLNETLFGDRDYAVIGRAPA from the coding sequence GTGACGACACAGCCACCAGTCGATCTCGACGCGATCCTCGCCGAGGTCCGCGCGCGCGTGCGCAAGAAGCGCGAGAGCGGAGCGTACGGCCCGGATCTCGACGCCGCGCTCACGCTGCCGCTGCCAGGCGGGCGGCCGATCTTCAGCGAGGAGCTCAAGGACCCCTTCCAGGCGCTCCCCGAGGTCCTCGACGAGGACGTCACGTACGACCCGAAGAGCCGCAAGCGCTACGTCGGCCCGCTCATCACCATCGCGCGGCGCACGCTCATCGGACTCCTCCGCTGGTGGCTCGCAGCGATCACCGAGCGTCAGGAGCGAGTCAACCAGCTCGTCGCGCGCGCGCTGTTCGACCTGCGCGACCGGCCCACGCCGGGTCTCGAGAAGCGGCTACGGAAGCTCGAGCAGTGGCACGAGGACTTCGTCGCCGAGAACGTCCACTCCGTCTACTTCCAGGCGCGCTTCGGCGGCGACGAGCCGGTCATCCGCCGGCAGTCGGAGGCGTTCGCCGATCTCTTCGCAGGACGGAAGCGCGTCCTCGACCTGGGGTGCGGCCGCGGGATCTTCCTCGGGCTGATGAAGGAGAAGGGGGTCGGCGCATACGGCGTCGACCTCGATCCGCGCATGGTCGAGCAGTGCGCGGAGCGCGGACTGGAGTGCGTCCATGGCGACGCGCTCGGACATCTCCGCTCTCTGCCGGACCGCGCGATCGATGGCCTCTACGCCCGTCACATCGCGGAGCACGTACTTCCCGGCGAGCTCGTCTGGATCCTGCGCGAGGCGCACCGCGTCCTGTCGCCGGGCGCTCCGCTCGTGCTCATCACGCCGAACGTCGCGACGCTCACCGTGGGCGCGCATTCGTTCTGGCTCGATCCCTCTCACGTGCGCCCGATCCCGCCGGAGCTCTTCCGTTTCTACCTCGAGGTCGAGGGCTTCGTCGACGTCGACGTCCGCACCTTCGAACCGAGCGAGAAGCGTCTCTCGGACAAAGTCAGCGACCCTACCGTCCGTGAGAACGTCAAGCTGCTGAACGAGACGCTCTTCGGCGACCGCGACTACGCGGTCATCGGTCGCGCGCCCGCATGA
- a CDS encoding type II toxin-antitoxin system Phd/YefM family antitoxin, which translates to MAAVNVRELARNTSKVIDDVERSKRPAIITRSGRPVAAVVPIDFDALEDWILANAPVFVEGMRQAEGEFRRGETISMDELFARIARKSAAKKPAAERPRRAVARRR; encoded by the coding sequence ATGGCTGCGGTGAACGTGCGCGAGCTGGCTCGGAACACCAGCAAAGTCATCGACGATGTCGAGCGGTCAAAGCGGCCGGCGATCATTACTCGGAGCGGCCGGCCCGTCGCGGCCGTCGTCCCCATCGACTTCGATGCGCTTGAGGACTGGATACTCGCCAACGCGCCCGTGTTCGTCGAGGGTATGCGACAGGCCGAGGGGGAGTTCCGGCGTGGCGAGACGATCAGCATGGATGAGCTCTTCGCCCGCATCGCGCGGAAGTCGGCGGCCAAGAAGCCGGCAGCCGAACGGCCGCGTCGTGCGGTCGCAAGGCGCCGTTGA
- a CDS encoding ABC transporter ATP-binding protein, translated as MPGMVAIHAEHLDKRYRLRTGRAPTLKELVLRQIPPAEVVQALKDVSFSVERGQCFGVVGANGSGKSTLLKLIAGTAKPTSGTIDVAGRVSALLELGAGFHPDFTGRENAYLNGSLLGLSRKETEAAMPKIEAFAQLGRFFDAPIKTYSSGMAARLGFSVAVHVDPDVLLVDEVLAVGDEYFQHKCYAKIAEFRGAGKTIVLVSHDIGLIQRLCDRAIWLDQGRVAASGTVRDVATAYHLEVGERELRERALRGEVGGRSGSGEIEIVSTKVIDKGGALKTLLEIGDPASFEIRYRNKSGLSDAVFGVYVYRDDGTGIYGTNTMLDDVVVPLRAEGVVRFAMDSLALLPGAYDVDVAATDRADRHYDYHQKALNFRVVGSSREAGFARLPHRWEFGE; from the coding sequence ATGCCGGGCATGGTCGCGATCCACGCCGAACATCTCGACAAGCGCTACCGACTTCGGACCGGCCGCGCCCCCACGCTCAAGGAGCTCGTCCTCCGACAGATCCCGCCGGCCGAGGTCGTCCAGGCGCTCAAAGATGTCAGCTTCTCAGTAGAGCGCGGCCAGTGCTTCGGCGTCGTTGGCGCGAATGGATCAGGGAAGTCGACGCTCCTCAAGCTCATCGCGGGCACCGCGAAGCCGACCTCCGGCACGATCGATGTCGCGGGCCGCGTCTCCGCGCTGCTCGAGCTCGGCGCCGGTTTCCACCCCGACTTCACCGGGCGCGAGAACGCGTACCTGAACGGCTCGCTCCTCGGTCTGTCGCGTAAGGAGACCGAGGCCGCGATGCCGAAGATCGAAGCCTTCGCGCAGCTCGGCCGCTTCTTCGACGCGCCGATCAAGACGTACTCGAGCGGCATGGCGGCGCGCCTCGGCTTTTCGGTCGCGGTGCATGTGGACCCCGACGTGCTGCTCGTCGACGAGGTGCTCGCCGTCGGCGACGAGTACTTCCAGCACAAGTGCTACGCGAAGATCGCCGAGTTCCGCGGAGCGGGGAAGACGATCGTGCTGGTGTCGCACGACATCGGTCTGATCCAGCGTCTCTGCGATCGCGCGATCTGGCTCGACCAGGGGCGCGTCGCGGCGAGCGGCACCGTGCGCGATGTCGCGACGGCGTACCACCTCGAGGTCGGCGAGCGCGAGCTGCGCGAGCGTGCGCTGCGCGGCGAGGTCGGTGGTCGTTCCGGCTCTGGCGAGATCGAGATCGTCTCCACGAAGGTCATCGACAAGGGCGGCGCGTTGAAGACGCTCCTCGAGATCGGCGACCCCGCGTCGTTCGAGATCCGCTACCGCAACAAGTCCGGGCTGTCCGACGCCGTGTTCGGTGTTTACGTCTACCGCGACGACGGCACGGGCATCTACGGCACGAACACGATGCTCGACGACGTCGTAGTGCCCCTGCGCGCGGAGGGCGTCGTGCGTTTCGCGATGGACTCGCTCGCGCTCTTGCCCGGCGCGTACGACGTCGACGTCGCGGCGACGGACCGCGCCGACCGGCACTACGACTATCACCAGAAGGCTTTGAACTTCCGCGTGGTCGGCTCTTCGCGCGAGGCCGGGTTCGCGCGCCTCCCGCACCGCTGGGAGTTCGGGGAGTAG
- a CDS encoding carboxypeptidase-like regulatory domain-containing protein, with the protein MHAPRRGFLRLLFVAAFVVAALSGGARPAAAASAYLDGFITSKTTGAPLANVCVTLGPPVLCTTATDANGYYKIDGFVPGPTFWVVYYNKEGYQRFEAHNVQIDANNTRLSWELTPGTATCARPEQPNTTVYLPNITKTLGGPSGWYTPFIVQNTNRFAITSLQVDFYSFSSGVLVARRDICALRPGQSFADVPNNDADLSNDAQYAVVVKSYMTDIVAVVNEHQGSGARAEAGSYVGASSGATKVSLPNIVRRFFGFVTPIIIQNVGGAPTTAEANFISFDGTRTARITRDIDPGRSQFIDPNSEPGLFDQTQYSVTVTASQPLSVIVNTHLDAPTVAAPVMYSANGIVGGADTIYGPYAVKNVAGVGQGLSTIVVQNTGTATVTPSITFTPLGGSGTTAFSGPSVAAGAAWVFDPRFTNGNTTLPLCGAAAAAGCLANGEYSFVASGGTGGQIAAVVNVIGDTTAAGYSARTQAATRLFLPNVTRRLGGSDGWTTPLVLQSVTATSLHLSWYKFADGSLAASQDVSITPRQSIRIDPRDVLGLANETQYAVVVDAVGGTATGIVVELNFQGGDGAMIYEGFAR; encoded by the coding sequence ATGCATGCTCCCCGGAGAGGCTTCCTGAGGCTCCTGTTCGTTGCCGCCTTCGTCGTCGCTGCCCTGTCGGGCGGCGCTCGCCCGGCCGCGGCCGCCTCTGCCTACCTGGACGGCTTCATCACCTCGAAGACGACCGGTGCTCCGCTGGCCAACGTCTGCGTGACCCTCGGGCCGCCGGTCCTCTGCACCACGGCGACCGACGCCAATGGGTATTACAAGATCGACGGCTTCGTTCCCGGTCCGACGTTCTGGGTCGTCTACTACAACAAAGAGGGCTACCAGCGCTTCGAGGCGCACAACGTCCAGATCGACGCGAACAACACGCGCCTGAGCTGGGAGCTCACGCCCGGGACCGCGACATGCGCGCGGCCGGAGCAGCCGAACACGACCGTCTACCTGCCGAACATCACGAAGACGCTCGGCGGCCCGTCGGGCTGGTACACGCCGTTCATCGTGCAGAACACGAACCGCTTCGCGATCACGTCGTTGCAGGTGGACTTCTACAGCTTCTCCAGCGGCGTTCTCGTCGCGCGCCGCGACATCTGTGCGCTCCGGCCGGGCCAGTCGTTCGCCGACGTTCCCAACAACGACGCGGATCTCTCGAACGACGCGCAGTACGCCGTCGTCGTGAAGAGCTACATGACCGACATCGTCGCCGTGGTGAACGAGCACCAGGGCTCCGGCGCTCGCGCCGAGGCCGGCTCGTACGTCGGCGCTTCCTCGGGCGCGACGAAGGTCTCGCTGCCGAACATCGTGCGCCGTTTCTTCGGCTTCGTGACGCCGATCATCATCCAGAACGTCGGTGGCGCTCCGACGACCGCCGAAGCGAACTTCATCTCGTTCGACGGGACACGGACCGCGCGCATCACGCGCGACATCGACCCTGGACGCTCGCAGTTCATCGACCCGAATTCAGAGCCGGGACTGTTCGACCAGACGCAGTACTCGGTCACGGTCACGGCGAGCCAGCCGCTCAGCGTCATCGTGAACACGCACCTCGACGCGCCAACGGTCGCCGCGCCGGTCATGTACTCGGCGAACGGCATCGTGGGCGGCGCCGACACGATCTACGGTCCGTACGCGGTGAAGAACGTCGCTGGCGTCGGGCAAGGTCTGTCGACGATCGTCGTGCAGAACACCGGCACGGCGACCGTCACGCCATCGATCACGTTCACGCCTCTGGGTGGCAGCGGGACGACGGCGTTCAGCGGACCTTCCGTCGCGGCCGGCGCGGCGTGGGTGTTCGATCCGCGCTTCACCAACGGCAACACGACGCTCCCGCTCTGCGGCGCGGCCGCCGCGGCGGGCTGCCTCGCGAACGGCGAGTACTCGTTCGTGGCGAGCGGCGGCACCGGCGGGCAGATCGCGGCCGTTGTGAACGTCATCGGCGACACGACTGCGGCCGGCTATTCCGCGCGCACGCAGGCTGCGACGCGCCTGTTCCTCCCGAACGTCACGCGCCGCCTGGGCGGCTCCGACGGTTGGACCACGCCGCTGGTGCTGCAGAGCGTCACCGCGACGAGCCTGCACCTCTCCTGGTACAAGTTCGCCGACGGCTCGCTCGCGGCGTCACAGGACGTTTCGATCACGCCGAGGCAGTCCATCCGCATCGACCCGCGTGACGTGCTCGGCCTCGCGAACGAGACGCAGTACGCCGTCGTCGTCGACGCTGTCGGTGGGACTGCAACCGGAATCGTCGTGGAGCTCAACTTCCAGGGCGGCGACGGCGCGATGATCTACGAGGGCTTCGCCCGCTAA
- a CDS encoding phosphatase PAP2 family protein: MHAPWLDLFASVVGIVGQAEVAGGIALGLAVARLRRGQRDAWVPLVIVAVAAVEIALKTVLPQPIPPKELSRTVELVPFAHVAFAGAFPSGHVARTAFLVGVARVPTWLAVAAVAFMMVTRVYLADHWPSDVLGGLLLGVLAAQVATVAERRLRRH, translated from the coding sequence GTGCACGCGCCGTGGCTCGATCTCTTCGCATCCGTTGTCGGCATCGTCGGGCAGGCGGAGGTCGCCGGTGGCATCGCGCTCGGGCTCGCGGTCGCCCGACTTCGGCGCGGCCAGCGCGACGCCTGGGTACCGCTAGTGATCGTGGCGGTCGCCGCGGTCGAGATCGCCCTCAAGACGGTCCTGCCCCAGCCCATCCCACCTAAGGAGCTGTCGCGGACCGTCGAGCTGGTGCCGTTCGCGCACGTCGCCTTCGCCGGCGCTTTTCCGAGCGGCCACGTCGCCCGGACCGCCTTCCTCGTCGGCGTCGCCCGGGTCCCGACATGGCTTGCGGTCGCTGCGGTCGCGTTCATGATGGTCACGCGTGTGTACCTGGCCGACCACTGGCCCAGTGACGTCCTGGGAGGCCTCCTGCTCGGCGTTCTGGCGGCCCAGGTCGCTACGGTCGCAGAGCGGCGACTGCGCCGTCACTAG
- a CDS encoding ABC transporter permease has product MIADLGALVERRELLGDFAWRQLRSRYKGSVLGFGWNFLIPLLQLVVFWILFGVVLGTRPHTETGEQSYAVFLFVGLLPWTFFANSLQSGAASIVSNATIVKKVRLPLQLLPAASVLSSLVNFLLSLVVLFVVLAVFGPRHLEGLLWLPLLVAVQIVMNLGLAYLLAALNVHYRDVEHILGIVLLAWYFLTPVLFPITILADRPRELFLLDLNPMTGVVVGYQRALLDGLPPDWATLGYSAAVALVLFVAGFAYFRRTKDDFESYL; this is encoded by the coding sequence GTGATCGCCGATCTTGGCGCGCTCGTCGAACGACGCGAGCTCCTCGGCGATTTCGCGTGGCGCCAGCTGCGTTCGCGCTACAAAGGATCGGTCCTCGGCTTCGGCTGGAATTTCCTCATCCCGTTGCTGCAGCTCGTCGTGTTCTGGATCCTCTTCGGCGTGGTCCTCGGCACGCGGCCGCATACCGAGACGGGGGAGCAGTCGTACGCGGTCTTCCTCTTCGTCGGTCTCCTGCCCTGGACGTTCTTCGCGAACTCGCTCCAGTCGGGCGCCGCGTCGATCGTCTCGAACGCGACGATCGTCAAGAAGGTGCGCCTTCCGCTGCAGCTGCTCCCTGCGGCGAGCGTCCTGTCGTCGCTCGTGAACTTCCTGCTCAGCCTGGTCGTGCTCTTCGTCGTGCTCGCTGTGTTCGGGCCGCGGCATCTCGAGGGCCTGCTGTGGCTCCCGCTGCTCGTGGCGGTGCAGATCGTGATGAACCTCGGCCTCGCGTACCTTCTCGCCGCGCTCAACGTCCATTATCGCGACGTCGAGCACATCCTCGGCATCGTGCTGCTCGCGTGGTACTTCCTCACACCGGTGCTGTTCCCGATCACGATCCTCGCCGATCGCCCGCGCGAGCTCTTCTTGCTCGACCTCAATCCCATGACCGGCGTCGTCGTCGGTTACCAGCGCGCGCTCCTCGACGGTCTACCGCCGGACTGGGCGACGCTCGGGTACTCCGCCGCGGTCGCGCTCGTCCTGTTCGTCGCGGGCTTCGCGTACTTCCGTCGCACCAAGGACGACTTCGAGAGCTACCTCTGA
- a CDS encoding alpha/beta hydrolase, translated as MTRAPTAHMFTGSANGAEPIELRAWEWPGDPPPTLLLHGIGNYGRYWDFFADAVAGRLRAIATDARGHGESGKPADGYTPREFVADAIAMLDALAIERALVVGHSMGGTHAIRLAAAHPDRVERLVVVDAGPEPMPEGSERARRLSLERPERFKHADEALAYLRRTSPGYSEEVYANRMRWLFREDGGDVVWRSSRDALASIMSGARRDDLWSALRAIRCPVLLVRGTRSNVLSPEVAQRMITALTNGRLIELDAGHNVALDRPKELADALVEFAAS; from the coding sequence GTGACGCGAGCACCGACGGCGCACATGTTCACCGGCAGTGCGAACGGCGCTGAGCCGATCGAACTCCGCGCGTGGGAATGGCCAGGCGATCCTCCGCCAACGCTGCTGCTTCATGGGATCGGCAACTACGGCCGTTACTGGGACTTCTTCGCCGACGCGGTCGCCGGACGGCTGCGAGCGATCGCGACGGACGCGCGCGGTCACGGCGAGAGCGGGAAGCCGGCTGACGGCTATACGCCGCGGGAGTTCGTCGCCGACGCGATCGCGATGCTCGATGCGCTAGCGATCGAGCGCGCGCTCGTCGTCGGACACTCGATGGGCGGCACGCACGCGATCCGGCTCGCCGCGGCGCACCCCGACCGGGTCGAGCGTCTCGTCGTCGTCGACGCCGGACCGGAGCCGATGCCCGAAGGCTCCGAGCGCGCCCGCCGTCTGTCGCTCGAGCGCCCCGAGCGCTTCAAGCACGCGGACGAGGCGCTCGCGTATCTGCGTCGGACCTCGCCCGGCTACTCCGAAGAGGTCTACGCCAACCGAATGCGCTGGCTCTTCCGCGAAGACGGAGGCGACGTCGTTTGGCGCTCGAGCCGTGACGCACTTGCGTCGATCATGTCCGGCGCGCGGCGTGATGACCTCTGGAGTGCCCTGCGCGCGATCCGGTGCCCGGTCCTGCTCGTACGCGGAACGCGGTCGAACGTGCTCTCGCCCGAGGTCGCCCAACGGATGATCACGGCGCTCACGAACGGTCGCCTCATCGAACTCGACGCCGGACACAACGTCGCGCTCGATCGTCCGAAGGAACTCGCGGACGCCCTCGTGGAGTTCGCTGCCAGCTAG
- a CDS encoding GGDEF domain-containing protein — protein MPEDPAEAVRDGSEHAGSVERERAGRIYRRAVRTTGVTVVFGIAAVFVVDAFLPGTSAADRQGLLVTAALVVVTGTIWFSFVPQRWFGSARTFVAATISELVLLTMVVLTGGAQSIYVGYLVVPAVVLILSGSVRQILVLGGLTFAGIALIAVSSTLAGNPPGEGAAPRLLLLAMVIATCAAVARATGRHRDVTTERAAGLADEGVAVLSMAMTDALTNLPNRRALEDHLTRFIADAARTGLPFSVIALDLDGMKRVNDEFGHNAGDDLLRNFGRAIKGAIRGTDVGLRIGGDEFLILLPRTSEVPAKRVAERLAETAILFPGQSGPARFSYGIATHRAGESGDEVLGRADAVLGSAKRDRAVSARPVEPRA, from the coding sequence GTGCCAGAGGATCCAGCCGAGGCGGTCCGTGATGGCTCGGAGCACGCAGGAAGCGTCGAGAGGGAGCGCGCAGGGCGGATCTATCGGCGCGCCGTGCGCACGACCGGGGTCACGGTCGTCTTCGGGATCGCGGCTGTCTTTGTCGTCGATGCGTTCCTACCGGGCACGTCGGCGGCAGACCGTCAGGGCCTCCTCGTGACCGCCGCGCTCGTCGTGGTGACCGGAACGATCTGGTTTTCGTTCGTCCCGCAGCGATGGTTCGGTAGCGCACGCACCTTCGTTGCGGCAACGATCTCCGAGCTGGTGCTCCTCACGATGGTGGTCCTGACGGGGGGCGCGCAGAGCATCTACGTCGGTTACTTGGTCGTGCCCGCCGTTGTCCTCATCCTCTCCGGAAGCGTGCGCCAGATCCTTGTCCTGGGCGGGCTCACCTTTGCGGGGATCGCCCTCATCGCGGTCTCGTCCACACTGGCGGGCAACCCGCCGGGCGAAGGCGCGGCACCGCGGTTGTTGCTCCTGGCGATGGTGATCGCCACATGCGCGGCCGTCGCCCGCGCCACCGGTCGGCATCGAGACGTCACGACCGAACGGGCGGCCGGTCTCGCTGATGAGGGCGTGGCTGTTCTGTCGATGGCCATGACCGACGCGCTCACGAACCTGCCGAACCGGCGCGCTCTGGAGGACCATCTCACTCGCTTCATCGCGGACGCGGCACGCACGGGCCTGCCGTTCAGCGTCATCGCGCTCGACCTCGACGGGATGAAGCGCGTGAATGACGAGTTCGGTCACAACGCGGGCGACGATCTGCTGCGCAACTTCGGGCGCGCGATCAAGGGAGCGATACGAGGGACCGATGTCGGGCTCCGGATCGGGGGCGACGAGTTCCTGATCCTGCTTCCCCGAACGAGTGAGGTCCCGGCGAAGCGCGTCGCGGAGCGTCTTGCGGAGACCGCGATCTTGTTTCCCGGGCAATCCGGTCCTGCGCGGTTCAGTTATGGGATCGCGACACACCGGGCTGGCGAGTCGGGCGACGAGGTCCTCGGCCGCGCGGACGCAGTGCTCGGATCCGCCAAACGGGACCGTGCCGTCAGCGCAAGGCCGGTCGAGCCGCGCGCCTAG